One window of the Thermasporomyces composti genome contains the following:
- a CDS encoding tautomerase family protein: protein MPLINVKLIEGVFDEAQKAEIVRALTDAMVGIEGEHMRPVTTVIVEEVKSGDWGIGGKPMTTEDVKALAAGTTDDG from the coding sequence ATGCCCCTGATCAACGTGAAGCTCATCGAGGGAGTCTTCGACGAGGCACAGAAGGCTGAGATCGTGCGGGCCTTGACCGACGCGATGGTCGGTATCGAGGGCGAGCACATGCGGCCCGTGACGACGGTCATCGTCGAAGAGGTCAAGAGCGGCGACTGGGGCATCGGCGGCAAACCGATGACGACCGAGGACGTGAAGGCCCTGGCCGCCGGCACCACGGACGACGGGTGA
- a CDS encoding cysteine hydrolase family protein, protein MTTLPDRPNTALLVIDVQNGVVARAHNRDGVIANIRSLVDKARAAKVPVIWIQHSDDELEYGSERWQYVPELVRNESEPLLHKHYCDSFEDTELEAVLAERRVGHLVVTGAQTDACIRSTIHGAFVRGYDVTLVGDAHTTEPFTVDGAPTAEQVINHTNLYWHGHCAPGRRGETVSTAEVTFAPTPVG, encoded by the coding sequence ATGACGACCCTCCCTGACCGGCCGAACACCGCCCTGCTCGTCATCGACGTCCAGAACGGGGTGGTCGCCCGGGCCCACAACCGTGACGGTGTCATCGCCAACATCAGGTCGCTCGTCGACAAGGCACGCGCGGCGAAGGTCCCGGTGATCTGGATCCAGCACTCCGACGACGAGCTCGAGTACGGTAGCGAGCGCTGGCAGTACGTGCCTGAGCTGGTCCGGAACGAGTCAGAGCCACTCTTGCACAAGCACTACTGCGACTCGTTCGAGGACACCGAGCTCGAGGCGGTTCTCGCTGAACGCCGAGTCGGACACCTCGTCGTCACGGGCGCCCAGACGGACGCCTGCATCCGCAGCACGATCCACGGCGCCTTCGTCCGCGGCTACGACGTGACGCTGGTAGGCGACGCGCACACGACAGAGCCCTTCACCGTCGACGGGGCCCCGACAGCGGAGCAGGTGATCAACCACACCAACCTCTACTGGCACGGGCATTGCGCACCCGGTCGGCGAGGCGAGACGGTCTCGACAGCGGAGGTGACGTTCGCGCCGACCCCGGTCGGATGA
- a CDS encoding glycoside hydrolase family 10 protein translates to MSKPRGGWHLVAGILAVLGTSLALLAGPAAAEERADFVLRSVGTADDDTTAVDDDRALVRTEDGATHRIDGANAFRGEGVLLEYTPEWGFSTGTNIWGAEAALVRTSDPTRFRIVAVNSIRIDPSRGGDTEIPPNGLVLSAGPGGDSDPVGFITDHFHVGEYVTITRPTSVTSTEQAHAIDPTAESNPDGAPYPGYRGPDQLVVYTPAYGSSTGTNQWGYEVIVRDGVVTALSGADSPIPEDGYVLSGHGVMADWLRRNAVVGASVTLSGHQVTIHRDVLTSIRNAEAAVAESEEVMQRAHDAYLNVPLAQARDRLDAARTWVRRAEDARGTDDQAALSYVDEAISAAREAYYLAMPARPADARGMWYRPVETSVEEIRRTLDRMRAAGMNELYLETYFRGYTIYPSAVSEAHGLPAQNPAFEGFDPLPVWKEEAAKRGIALHAWIDGLAVGNELGDGIGPILSTHPEWAAVDRDHADDPRPHPSANGFYWLDVSDPVAREYFLDLMVETVTTYDLDGINIDYMRYPVVEDWRKTFNFSPDARRAFERTHGVDPITLDPTDERWELWQRFVENEENRLVAELSARVKRAKPSAVVSAAPEGGTEAAKVHQWSDVVDVVIPQAYTPNLEAIRDTVAEMAGRMRGGQLVYTGVAPLYQRLPVFDSVRQAVGAKELDAGTVIFSFGQASVPVSEALSSGPWRGRAVPPGLRPVTAVKALLTQARTDVDEVYLPRDGIDSGVANALHGRVRDIVDDLSTTASAGHLRALTTRLLRLTEWTERQRDRGAIAPPVAANLTRQFTEARTILDYAIARTMR, encoded by the coding sequence ATGTCCAAACCGCGTGGTGGTTGGCACCTCGTAGCCGGGATCCTGGCCGTCCTCGGCACGTCGCTCGCTCTGCTGGCGGGGCCTGCCGCGGCGGAGGAGCGAGCGGACTTTGTGCTGAGGTCCGTCGGCACGGCGGACGACGACACCACTGCCGTCGACGACGACCGCGCACTCGTACGAACCGAGGACGGTGCCACGCACCGGATCGACGGGGCGAACGCCTTTCGGGGCGAGGGTGTCCTGCTGGAGTACACCCCGGAGTGGGGCTTCTCGACCGGCACGAACATCTGGGGTGCCGAGGCGGCGCTGGTGAGGACGAGCGACCCGACGCGGTTCCGGATCGTCGCCGTCAACTCCATCCGCATCGACCCGTCCCGCGGCGGCGACACTGAGATTCCGCCCAACGGACTCGTGCTCAGCGCGGGGCCGGGCGGCGACAGCGACCCGGTCGGCTTCATCACCGACCACTTCCATGTGGGGGAGTACGTGACCATCACCCGGCCAACGTCGGTCACCAGCACCGAGCAGGCGCACGCGATCGACCCGACCGCGGAGTCCAACCCGGACGGCGCGCCGTATCCCGGGTATCGGGGCCCGGACCAGCTCGTCGTCTACACACCGGCCTACGGCAGCTCGACCGGGACGAACCAGTGGGGCTACGAGGTCATCGTCCGGGACGGGGTGGTCACCGCCCTGTCAGGTGCCGACTCCCCGATCCCCGAGGACGGATACGTCCTGAGCGGTCACGGCGTCATGGCGGACTGGCTGCGGCGGAACGCAGTCGTCGGCGCGAGCGTCACCCTGTCCGGACACCAGGTGACGATCCATCGAGATGTGCTCACGTCCATCCGGAACGCCGAAGCCGCGGTCGCCGAGTCCGAGGAGGTGATGCAACGCGCTCACGACGCCTACCTCAATGTCCCGTTGGCGCAGGCGCGCGACCGCCTGGACGCGGCGCGAACGTGGGTTCGGCGCGCCGAGGACGCGCGGGGCACGGACGACCAAGCGGCGCTGTCGTACGTCGACGAGGCCATCTCGGCGGCACGCGAGGCCTACTACCTGGCGATGCCGGCCCGGCCCGCCGACGCGCGCGGCATGTGGTATCGGCCGGTCGAGACGAGCGTCGAGGAGATCCGCCGCACCCTCGACCGGATGCGCGCGGCCGGGATGAACGAGCTCTACCTCGAGACCTACTTCCGCGGCTACACCATCTACCCCAGCGCGGTGAGCGAGGCGCATGGGCTTCCCGCCCAGAACCCGGCGTTCGAGGGGTTCGACCCGCTCCCGGTGTGGAAGGAGGAGGCCGCCAAACGAGGCATCGCTCTCCACGCGTGGATCGACGGCCTCGCGGTGGGCAACGAGCTGGGCGACGGGATCGGGCCGATCCTGAGCACCCATCCGGAATGGGCGGCGGTCGACCGTGACCACGCCGACGACCCGAGGCCGCATCCGTCGGCGAACGGCTTCTACTGGCTCGACGTCAGCGATCCGGTCGCGCGGGAGTACTTCCTCGACCTCATGGTCGAGACGGTGACGACGTATGACCTCGACGGCATCAACATCGACTACATGCGGTACCCGGTCGTCGAGGACTGGCGGAAGACCTTCAACTTCAGCCCTGACGCGCGACGTGCCTTCGAGCGGACGCACGGGGTCGACCCGATCACACTCGACCCGACGGACGAGCGGTGGGAGCTGTGGCAGCGCTTCGTCGAGAACGAGGAGAACCGCCTCGTCGCCGAGCTGTCGGCGCGCGTCAAGCGGGCCAAGCCGTCCGCCGTGGTGTCCGCGGCGCCGGAAGGCGGGACGGAGGCGGCGAAGGTGCACCAGTGGTCGGACGTCGTCGACGTGGTGATTCCGCAGGCGTACACGCCGAACCTCGAGGCCATCCGTGACACCGTGGCCGAGATGGCGGGTCGGATGCGTGGTGGCCAGCTCGTCTACACCGGTGTGGCGCCGCTCTACCAGCGTCTGCCGGTGTTCGACAGCGTGCGGCAGGCGGTCGGGGCCAAGGAGCTCGACGCGGGAACGGTGATCTTCTCGTTCGGTCAGGCGAGCGTGCCGGTGAGCGAGGCTCTGTCGTCGGGGCCGTGGCGAGGGAGAGCGGTGCCACCGGGGCTCCGTCCCGTCACTGCCGTCAAGGCGTTATTGACGCAAGCACGGACGGACGTGGACGAGGTCTACCTGCCGCGTGACGGGATCGACTCCGGCGTGGCGAACGCGCTGCACGGCCGGGTACGGGACATCGTCGACGACCTGTCCACGACGGCGTCGGCGGGACACCTGCGCGCCCTCACCACCAGGCTGCTCCGGCTCACGGAGTGGACCGAGAGACAACGGGACCGCGGCGCGATTGCTCCGCCGGTCGCCGCCAACCTGACGCGACAGTTCACCGAGGCTCGGACGATCCTCGACTACGCCATCGCGCGGACCATGCGCTAG
- a CDS encoding polysaccharide lyase family 8 super-sandwich domain-containing protein, with translation MEITRRRLLSLVPAASLSGLALPQRASATTGEAREDSQAEPPTARLIANTVAMLAGTPESNARPEVAAKLVTIEQNARSRLTAMDAAGDGELFTGLPLGEDDANLARTYQYLYEIALATRAPGSALFDDIAVQRRVLDGLVWLHEHYYGDQSQGYYGNWFNWEIGISNHVSRTLVLLADQAREYVPELAATYVASMDAYLRNGKDGDVDLDSRFHTGANLADITTNRILQGAVLGDEARIEKAIADQLTVYATIDPYHLRHGVTDGYYADGSFIQHHSVAYTGSYGKGLLSRVVQTIKILDGTSYAPAEDLVGIVQGWVRDGFAPLIFEGWMMEVVKGRAVSRTTTGYADVAVVVEAIVDLADYVGGEDAAALKGYVKHIRSTSRAGLNPTSFVSPVSIARYSDIIADDAIAPADLNPPSRSVAFNAMDRHVHRRPGYAFALARSSDRISKYEYMNGENLQPWFQGDGAYYLYLSGQDQTQAYGVDYFVTVSPYRLAGVTVPVEERKTIPELYGTPYYDNPDHPLNFTPSSESQNTYVYFPRGTNRWSGGATLGAYGVSGMVLSDDVPYVHKQQGILPDDFVVYQNARATKSWFMLDDEIVVLAAGVTDPAGRAVTTSVDARIAAPTDDVTVRGALRDGGVRTGPGTGDLVWLRYANGTHGTAVGYVFLEPRPVNVSVETVTRNLRVVRTANPDQQVTKSVFGVWFEQPAGAPPASLAYALVPNATEPQLRSYVNGPLTVLANTSEVQAIRHSRLGVTAVNVFADGWHEVAGVRIDGCASVLVQQARGRDGLTRISVSDPTMDRESVTVVLRGRSLAPVSTDEGVRVTPVPGGTELRFDTHQVYGRTLTATLR, from the coding sequence GTGGAGATCACCCGTCGTCGGCTGCTGTCGCTCGTCCCCGCGGCGAGCCTGTCGGGACTCGCCCTTCCTCAGCGAGCGAGCGCTACGACCGGCGAGGCGCGCGAGGACAGTCAAGCCGAGCCTCCGACGGCGCGCCTCATCGCCAACACCGTCGCCATGCTCGCCGGCACGCCGGAGTCGAACGCTCGACCCGAGGTCGCCGCCAAGCTCGTCACCATCGAGCAGAACGCCCGCAGCCGGCTCACCGCGATGGACGCCGCGGGCGACGGCGAGCTGTTCACCGGCCTTCCTCTCGGCGAGGACGACGCCAACCTGGCGCGGACGTACCAGTACCTCTACGAGATCGCGCTCGCCACCCGCGCGCCGGGTAGCGCCCTGTTCGACGACATCGCCGTGCAACGTCGGGTCCTCGACGGCCTCGTCTGGCTGCACGAGCACTACTACGGCGACCAGTCCCAGGGGTACTACGGCAACTGGTTCAACTGGGAGATCGGCATCTCCAACCACGTCAGCCGGACGTTGGTCCTGCTCGCCGACCAGGCGCGGGAGTACGTCCCGGAGCTAGCGGCGACCTACGTCGCCTCCATGGACGCCTACCTACGCAACGGCAAGGACGGTGACGTCGACCTCGACTCACGCTTCCACACCGGCGCCAACCTCGCGGACATCACCACCAACCGGATCCTGCAGGGGGCGGTGCTCGGCGACGAGGCCCGCATCGAGAAGGCGATCGCGGACCAGCTCACCGTCTACGCCACGATCGACCCCTACCACCTCCGCCATGGGGTCACCGACGGCTACTACGCGGACGGGTCGTTCATCCAGCACCACTCGGTCGCCTACACCGGCTCCTACGGTAAGGGGCTGCTCAGCCGCGTGGTCCAGACGATCAAGATCCTCGACGGCACCAGCTACGCGCCGGCGGAGGATCTCGTCGGGATCGTCCAGGGCTGGGTTCGGGACGGGTTCGCGCCGCTCATCTTCGAAGGCTGGATGATGGAGGTGGTCAAGGGACGCGCCGTGTCCCGGACCACGACCGGCTACGCCGACGTCGCGGTCGTCGTCGAGGCCATCGTCGACCTCGCCGACTACGTCGGTGGTGAGGACGCCGCGGCTCTCAAGGGGTACGTCAAGCACATCCGCTCGACCTCGCGGGCCGGGCTCAATCCGACCAGCTTCGTCTCGCCGGTCAGCATCGCGCGCTACAGCGACATCATCGCCGACGACGCGATCGCGCCGGCCGACCTTAACCCACCGTCGCGCAGTGTGGCGTTCAACGCGATGGATCGGCACGTGCACCGGCGTCCCGGTTACGCGTTCGCCCTCGCCCGGAGCTCGGACCGCATCAGCAAGTACGAGTACATGAACGGCGAGAACCTGCAACCGTGGTTCCAGGGCGACGGCGCCTACTACCTCTACCTGTCGGGTCAGGACCAGACCCAGGCGTACGGCGTCGACTACTTCGTGACCGTGTCGCCCTACCGGCTCGCGGGTGTGACGGTTCCAGTCGAGGAGCGGAAGACGATCCCCGAGCTGTACGGCACGCCGTACTACGACAACCCCGACCACCCGCTGAACTTCACGCCGTCGTCGGAGTCGCAGAACACCTACGTGTACTTCCCCCGCGGGACGAACCGCTGGTCGGGCGGCGCGACGTTGGGTGCCTACGGCGTGAGCGGCATGGTGCTTTCCGACGACGTGCCGTACGTCCACAAACAGCAGGGCATCCTGCCGGACGACTTCGTCGTCTACCAGAACGCCCGCGCCACCAAGTCGTGGTTCATGCTGGACGACGAGATCGTCGTGCTCGCCGCCGGCGTGACCGACCCTGCGGGGCGAGCGGTGACCACGAGCGTGGACGCGCGCATCGCCGCCCCGACGGACGACGTCACCGTGCGCGGTGCGCTGCGTGACGGCGGCGTGCGGACGGGTCCGGGTACCGGCGACCTCGTCTGGCTGCGCTACGCCAACGGCACGCACGGCACCGCCGTCGGGTACGTGTTCCTCGAGCCACGACCGGTGAACGTGTCGGTGGAGACGGTGACGCGCAACCTCCGCGTGGTCCGCACCGCGAACCCGGACCAGCAGGTGACCAAGTCGGTCTTCGGCGTCTGGTTCGAGCAGCCGGCCGGCGCCCCACCGGCGTCGCTGGCGTACGCCTTGGTGCCGAACGCGACCGAGCCGCAGCTGCGGTCCTACGTCAACGGGCCGTTGACCGTGCTCGCGAACACGTCCGAGGTCCAGGCGATCCGGCACTCCCGGCTCGGCGTGACGGCTGTCAACGTGTTCGCCGACGGCTGGCACGAGGTGGCGGGGGTGAGGATCGACGGGTGCGCGTCGGTGCTCGTCCAGCAGGCGCGGGGGCGCGACGGCCTCACGAGAATTAGCGTCTCCGACCCCACGATGGACCGGGAGTCGGTCACCGTCGTCCTGCGGGGCCGCTCGCTGGCGCCGGTCTCGACCGACGAGGGCGTGCGGGTGACCCCGGTTCCTGGCGGCACCGAGCTGCGGTTCGACACCCACCAGGTGTACGGCCGCACGCTGACGGCCACCCTCCGCTAG
- a CDS encoding uracil-xanthine permease family protein: MARFGLGWRVYGDGRTVPPGEVVAPEERLSWGRTIGIGIQHVLAMFGATFLVPILTGFPPATTLFFSGLGTLLFLLITGNRLPSYLGSSFAFIAPILAAKAQAGPAAALGGVFVTGLLFALVGLLVHRVGVRWIDILMPPVVNGTVVALIGFNLAPVAKDNFETQPVTALVTLVAVLLATVLFSGILGRMSIFVGVLVGYAAAGLQGQLDFSAVEKAAWVGLPTFTGMTLDWSVIPMFVPVVLVLIAENLGHVKAVASMTDRSMDPLIGRAFIGDGVATMLAGAGGGSATTTYGENIGVMAATRVYSTAAYWVAGVAAFVLGLSPKFGALINTIPPGVLGGATTALYGLIGIIGARIWVDNKVDFRNPANLMTAAVALIIGIADFTWTIGELSFNGIALGALAAVAVYHVMRLIGERRATLPVEPVGAEAVPKD; this comes from the coding sequence ATGGCCAGGTTCGGGCTGGGCTGGCGGGTGTACGGCGATGGGCGGACCGTGCCGCCTGGGGAGGTCGTCGCGCCCGAGGAGCGGTTGAGCTGGGGTCGGACGATCGGCATCGGCATCCAGCACGTGCTCGCGATGTTCGGGGCGACGTTCCTCGTCCCCATCCTCACCGGTTTCCCGCCGGCGACCACGCTCTTCTTCTCCGGCCTGGGAACCCTGCTGTTCCTCCTGATCACCGGCAACCGTCTGCCGAGCTACCTCGGGTCGAGCTTCGCGTTCATCGCCCCGATCCTGGCCGCCAAGGCCCAGGCGGGTCCCGCCGCCGCTCTCGGCGGAGTCTTCGTGACCGGCCTGCTCTTCGCCCTGGTGGGTCTGCTGGTGCACCGGGTGGGCGTGCGCTGGATCGACATCCTCATGCCGCCCGTCGTCAACGGGACCGTGGTCGCGTTGATCGGCTTCAACCTCGCGCCCGTCGCCAAGGACAACTTCGAGACCCAGCCGGTGACCGCTCTCGTCACCCTGGTCGCGGTGCTGCTGGCGACCGTGCTCTTCAGCGGCATCCTGGGCCGGATGTCGATCTTCGTCGGCGTCCTCGTCGGCTACGCCGCCGCAGGTCTGCAGGGCCAGCTGGACTTCAGCGCCGTGGAGAAGGCGGCCTGGGTCGGCCTTCCGACGTTCACCGGAATGACGCTGGACTGGTCCGTCATCCCGATGTTCGTGCCGGTGGTTCTCGTGCTCATCGCCGAGAACCTGGGTCACGTCAAAGCCGTCGCCTCGATGACCGACCGTTCGATGGATCCGCTCATCGGCCGGGCCTTCATCGGCGACGGTGTGGCCACCATGCTCGCCGGCGCCGGAGGCGGTTCGGCCACGACCACGTACGGCGAGAACATCGGCGTCATGGCCGCGACGCGGGTCTACTCGACCGCGGCGTACTGGGTGGCCGGCGTGGCCGCCTTCGTGCTGGGGCTCTCCCCCAAGTTCGGCGCGCTCATCAACACGATTCCCCCCGGCGTGCTCGGTGGCGCCACGACCGCGCTCTACGGGTTGATCGGCATCATCGGCGCCCGCATCTGGGTCGACAACAAGGTGGACTTCCGCAACCCGGCGAACCTCATGACCGCCGCAGTCGCCCTCATCATCGGCATCGCCGACTTCACCTGGACGATCGGTGAGCTGTCCTTCAACGGCATCGCGCTCGGCGCTCTCGCCGCCGTGGCGGTCTACCACGTGATGCGGCTCATCGGGGAGCGCCGCGCCACCCTGCCGGTCGAGCCGGTGGGGGCTGAGGCGGTTCCCAAGGACTGA